Proteins co-encoded in one Methanolacinia paynteri genomic window:
- a CDS encoding methyltransferase domain-containing protein, translated as MPKIVQGPDVKKIREQMYSLVSLDHASSILDLGCGYGNDLFSLGQRCGADVKLTGIDSAFKPIEKAREKTQNDPRFAFIHKDIESGLPFEDKSFDVVWSCNLLECIRDKDALLSEVSRVLKPGGQVIFSHIDWDTQVINGTDKPLIRKMVAAFSDWTQGWMSVSDGWMGRRMTGLFRNHEDFSGEVIPLVLINENYTPGLYGYDRIKDFETMAEEGLISEEDLASFQKDLEETISEGNYFYSVTMYVFNGKKDQPD; from the coding sequence ATGCCGAAAATAGTACAGGGCCCGGATGTCAAAAAAATAAGGGAACAGATGTATTCACTTGTCAGCCTGGATCATGCATCATCGATCCTCGATCTCGGGTGTGGTTACGGAAACGATCTTTTCAGCCTGGGGCAGAGATGCGGTGCGGATGTAAAACTGACCGGAATAGATTCTGCCTTTAAACCGATTGAAAAAGCACGGGAAAAAACACAAAACGATCCCCGGTTTGCATTCATCCATAAAGACATAGAATCCGGTCTGCCTTTTGAAGACAAAAGTTTTGATGTCGTCTGGTCCTGCAACCTCCTTGAATGCATCAGGGATAAAGATGCTCTCCTTTCGGAAGTATCCCGGGTTTTAAAGCCCGGCGGTCAGGTAATCTTCAGTCACATCGACTGGGATACACAGGTCATCAACGGTACAGACAAACCTCTCATCCGGAAGATGGTTGCCGCCTTCAGCGACTGGACCCAGGGATGGATGAGCGTGAGCGACGGCTGGATGGGAAGGAGGATGACGGGACTTTTCAGGAATCATGAAGATTTTTCCGGCGAAGTGATTCCTCTCGTTCTCATCAACGAAAATTATACTCCGGGATTGTACGGGTACGACAGGATTAAAGATTTCGAGACAATGGCGGAAGAAGGATTGATCAGTGAAGAAGACCTCGCTTCATTCCAAAAAGATCTTGAAGAAACGATCTCGGAAGGTAATTATTTTTACAGCGTCACGATGTATGTTTTCAACGGCAAAAAAGATCAACCTGATTGA